In the genome of Populus nigra chromosome 19, ddPopNigr1.1, whole genome shotgun sequence, the window TTAGGACTTGTTATTTAGCATCGCAATCTTGTTTTAAGTACGATTTTTCTGATCatttattttgagttaattaGATTGAATTTACTAGTACTTATACAAAAACATCttgaaaaaaacactaataatgTTTTTGTGTACAAATTAGCTTCACAATCACTACGTGGATGGATGgtaggttagtttttttttatatttggtgttGTCAAATGCTCATTCATATCATGGTTGGAGTaggcatttaatttttgtttgtacAAGGCATTTAGTTTTCTTTATGGTGGGTTCATTTACAGAGGAGGTATTAgggatttatttttatggtttgaCCTTTAGCTACAAGATAGCACATTGAGATCAGAAGTAGCCGTGATACACAttattgatttagattttaaagTTTCAGATTTGTGGTATGgtggaaaataaaacttttgtgTACTAACTACACATATTCAAGATTTAGTAAAACAGAAAATTAAGACGATACCAATTCCATCTTGTCCAAGGCCACCGGATTGCATTGTGTGGTCTACCAACATGAATGGTATGTATACTTCTAATTCAGCTTATTCTTGGCTTCTATTCGAAGGTAGAAATCTTTTTTCAGATACGAGGTGGACTTGGATTTGGAAATTAaaggctaaaaaaaaatcaaaatgttcaTTTggcaattattttataatagtcTTCCCACTAATTTATTAAAGTTTAaacgtaatatttttttcatctccaATCTGTGGTGGGTGTAACTAGAAGGACGAGGATATTTTACATTGTATTAGAGATTGTGTGTTTGCCAAGAGTATTTGGCTTAGACTAGGTCTCACAAACCAACAAAAGTTCTATTGTTATGATGTGGTAGACTGGGTTCAAAGATTCTCTAGGTTTTATTTGAGAGTTCTATTGTTCTGATGTGGTGGTTGTTATATGAGAGGTTCTATATAATCTAGTATCTTGGGGTATAATGTTTGTTATTcttgaaatgattatttttattatattactcccttaattattaagattttttatgttttagaagTTTGAATTGAGTCCAACAttatctcataaaaataaatataaatttttttatcaaattaaactaatattttgtcaaatcattttaaaaacccAATTCTATAAATTAAACTCGGAAGCTATTgtctcataaattttttattttcctggttatttttgtttttttttctatttagattataacctataatttaattaaaattttactaattaaaatttttttcttgtatttaattaatagtCTTGTAAGCTAtctattcaataaattaaaaaattttcttattcaaaaaagaatttataaattataaacttttcaGAACATATCAAAGTTTTTTCTAAAACCTAAGCTAAGACCATGGAAATTTCTGTCTTTTTAATAGCCACATGAGCTCAAATTCGtgaaaaaatagttaatatcCTCATAGATTTCATAGTGATTTAAGAAAATGGGTGATAATGGTAGGGAGAATTCATATCCTTCAAGGGGAAAAGGTAAAATTCAAACTTGCTGGAAACAAAACTCTCTCATGGTGTCTGATACCTTTTCTTTCGACGAGGAAAAAGGCAACAGAACCTGACGACGGAGTTCTCAATGTGTTGATTATGGGCGGACAGTTTCAGGCGATTATAAAGTTCTTGGTCCCTCTCTACTCTCTAGTCTTTTGCTGGGAATACGATAATAAAATGCTGGTTATGCGCTGAAATTTCATgcatttttaatcataaaaagaagcaaagatGGATTTTAGACCCTAGATTTTAAAGTGACTGTTAAGTAacgtttggttattattttgggacacaataaataaaaatactaagaataaaaatatatttagattaaaaaaatataaaaataaatcttgcctctaagataattttaaagtaaatttatatatttttaaaatagaaggtATAGAAAGGTTATGTTTATAgagactattttttattttttattcctaaaatataATTGAGAAAAACTCTCAATTTCAGAATTGTCCAACCAAGATATATTgggataaaaattattattatcatagttttaaaatttaatttgagggtCGATATGAGACAAAGCTCAGGTCATGGATCGGATTGATCCAAGTCAGTATAAGAATAAAAGTAGttgttatcatagttttaaaatctgattGGGGTCGATTTGGTATAAGGCCTAGGTCACGAGTGGAGTTGACCGTTGACTCTCTTAATGTGTTGaaaatttcatgtattttttttcaaaaaaaaaaaatcctaaatggATTTTAGACCCAGGCTAGTAAAGTCACAATCgacacatttaaataaaaaatccaaggtATTATATATCACTAGCTCCGAAAATTGCCAAATTATAAACAACTACAACCCTTATTTTAGCTAATTTACTGGTTACGTCAAATGGCTTGGGTCATGTGCAATGAGAGAGTCTTGGATTCAAATTCTcttattgattatatatatatatatatatatatatatatatatatatatatatatatatgtgtgtgtgtgtgtgtgtgtgtgtgtgtgtgtgtgtgtgtgtgtgaatagcCTCATTTACAGAAGTGTCTTAATTTTTTACTGTGATACATGTGTGGTGAAGTATTTGtacataaatttttatgaatgttAAGCACATGATTATTAAACTCGATTCCGCTTTTGAATTGGGTTAGGAATTACCCTGATCGAGCCTGAATGATATAATACATTAATTCATAACTTAGTTGACCCATCAAAATCTTAATGAAACAcgataatttaatttcaaatattatttttttacatctaatttaaaatgatataatttttttagataactttttattctaatataactttattccattaaaaaaaacttgaaacaatattattttaaaagtagaCTTACAATTTAACCCAACCAACACTGACCTAAGTCAAATCAGGTTCTATAACAATGGTTAAAGATATAATATTCTTTGTATATATAGCACATGTCTGGAAACACGGTGCAAACGAcgtttccaaaaaaattataatttttttttgctaaaatttaatatgatttgtacgttttggatcattttaatgtgctgatatcaaaaataatttttaaaaaataaaaaaacatcattgtaatgcaatttaacataaaaaattatttaaaaagtaaccatTATCACACTACCAAACACTAAATAATGTGCCAATTTATGTTTCCTTTGAAGTCCCACACATTGATTGTTCACCAACTCGATCTCAGATGTTCATCGTACTAaacattttaaaagatttttacaGACCTTTTCTTCGCTCATGGACCAgaaaaggagaggagagagCGGTAGACTCGCTCTGGCATTATCGTTTTTAAGAAGGCAAGCACAATAATAATAGACCAACtccaaatatttattaaaatttcttttggtAGGTTTTGTTGGTATATTATTTACATGGtataattttcattaaatttattagaaaaacttgaaaaacattacaattttaatgtatttttgaaaaaaaaaccctatacaTAGAACTTTGGAAAATAATGAAATGGGAACAACGTCACCAATAATTTTTCAgtcaaaatgatatattttattttttgattttttaggtttaaattttaagatcatCTTAAGGGGATTAGTGtgtgtttttagaatttttaaaaacaaaatttaatattgattgacatcctaattaactcaataatattttttatcatcaaataaaaaaataaactccattttaatttgaatacttACTAAAATCAATATGTTTAGTTTgccaattttaaaaatcaaaccaaatgaAACTGAATTCTCACTAAAATAACAAACCAAATAttgtttaaaacaaattatatctCAAATCTATAAATTACTAATTCTTTAAGAAAAttgtttataataaattttttaaaaatttgaatcagctcggtcaaattaaaaaaaaactcaaataattttgtgaaaaaatttaattgatctGGACAAAACCCAACTATTAActaggtaatatttttttttaacaaaatatgattttttttctaaatcaagtttagtttttaaaattatgtcttaaaataatttaaaaatattaaaaaatattaatttgaataaaaaataaatttaaattttttttaaaacaattttaaaacaaaaaaataatcttcacCTTAAAATCACAAATCGCATTCAAGAAGTTCACAAAGCATGGTAAGACTCCATAGCCCATATAAATAAACCAAGACTACAAATCAGATTTGGAGCTAAGAGAAAAGCCCAGCTCAATATGCAGTCCCAAtaagaataaaaggaaaatccAAGGACCTTCAAGCAAATACATATGATATTGCTCCGCTCCTAAAACCCTAGCCACTTTCCCTCATATAAATTCCCCTAGTTTAGCCCCTTTCCGTTGTCTGTTGCAACTTACAAGCTCGGCCATCAACCCTATTAGCATCCTTCGGCTTCTAGACCTACTCAGCTTTTAGCCATGGTAAGTGAAATCTCTATCACGTCCTTAAATCTCTTCGTTATACTCTTAGCCCCCacctttttttttgctgtttttgttAATGTTGGTGTATCTGATTTGGAGGACTGAAGAAATGGAAATTTGTTTCtgttgtctgtttttttttccaagaaaataaacaagaaagacaaagggAAGTGGGTTTTTGCTGTTGTTTCGGATTTTGAACTTGCATATGTTTTAGGCTGAGAATGTTTGGAAATCGTAGGAAAAATATATTGTGCTTTGTTTTGATCGTTCATCACTGTGCTAGGGTATCGAGTAGTggggttttattttaatcatgccTCGGAGGCGGTATTTGTTTATcagatttagattttgtttcttcttagTGAATTTTTGTTCTGATACagttttgtttatgattttatagTCGAGGAGAAAGACAAGAGAGCCAAAGGAAGAGAATGTTACACTTGGCCCAACTGTAAGGGAGGGAGAGCATGTTTTCGGGGTGGCTCACATTTTTGCTTCATTTAATGATACCTTTATTGTGAGTATTCGTTCATATTAGCTAGAATGgagtataaatattttcattattgtCTGGTTTATTTCATCTGTAAGTGATTTTGCTTGATTGAAATAATTGCAGCATGTGACTGATTTGTCTGGGAGGGAAACCCTGGTCCGCATTACTGGTATGTTTTTTATAATGGcgtatttttcttaataattggTTTGAATCTGAGTaagacatgaaaaatatatacgCTCTGCTTACTGCTCTATTTGCATTTTCCATTTCAATTCCCTGTTTTGACCAGCATGATTGAGTATTCTTCTTTGTCGCCCGGACTTCTGTCTGTATTATATATGCATGGGTGTGTTCGGGCTCAATTAGGTCATTACCCTGATTTCAGGGGTAGTGTTTACCTGTGTCTGTGTATTCGCATTTGACACGTGTACTTAGGTGTGCAGTGGAAATCTTTTAATTATCTGAAAACACGATTTCTTAGTGAATTCAGCATTTAGTTCCTATATTGTTCAAGTATTCACTGTAGTGCCACctttgatggtttcaatgttGTGAGCTGTCATATAATTGCGTAGTTTGCTTTATTTTGGTTCTGCACTCATTCATGGCACTGTTGCTCTGGCATATGGCTTCAGGCCAGGCATCAGGCCATCGTCTCTGCAATTAATGTAACTTTATATCTCCTTGAACCTAACATGTACAGGTGGTATGAAGGTTAAAGCTGACAGGGATGAATCTTCACCATATGCTGCTATGCTTGCTGCACAGGATGTTTCACAGAGATGCAAGGTTTTTGTTCTCTACATAATACAATGATTTTAGaaaattctttttctaatttataagCTGTTTATTCGCTAGTCCTTTCATCAAGACTAACCTGGTTTCGAAACTAACAGGAACTTGGCATTACTGCTCTTCACATCAAGCTGCGTGCTACAGGAGGTAACAAAACTAAGACCCCTGGTCCAGGTGCTCAGTCTGCTCTGAGGGCATTGGCTCGTTCTGGAATGAAAATTGGTCGCATTGGTAAGATATTGATTAGAAATAAAGTTCTAAAAccattgattgaaattaggagTTGAAGATGCGGGTGTTACTTGATTTGAACTGTTGTTGGGGATGATTGAGGATTAAGCTTCAAGCTTTGGTGCACTATTTTGTGTTTTCTGTCGAACACTGTAAGCACTTGGTTGCCCGTAGTTTCTTAAGGTTTCCGGAGCTtgacattttaaatttgttacaTGACATTTAACAAATGTGAATTGTTTGTGTTCTGTGTTTTGAGTGATAAGTATTTAGCTCATTCAGTAATTGAACTAGAGAAGCATCTGTCTGAATCATCCACTGGcagtaaatttcatttttattttattttgttgatgtcTTGTTTGTTTTCAGAGGACGTCACACCAATTCCTACTGACAGCACCCGCAGAAAGGGTGGAAGAAGGGGTAGAAGGCTGTAAGCTGTCTCTCATCATAGCAGTTCCATTATGGGTGGTGGTGCTTTGATTGCTTGGCGACCGTTCTTTTCAATCCGGGatgtttttgtagtttttattaTCCTATCAGGAGTTGTTGactttgaatttatatttaagcTTTGTAGAAACATAAAGATATGATGGAGTTTTGCTTGTGACTTTGATGTTCTAAATGAGGTCATTACTTGTAttgaagtaatattttttttgatatgccATTGCAAAGATAGTCATTTGCTCGAAATTATCTATAAGTTATCCCCTGTTACATTATTTTTGAATCTGGTGTTTCATTCTCAGACTGTAAGTAGCCTTCGCACCAAGCATTCCACCTGAATCTCACAGGCACTGGTTATTCCCTTTCGGTTAGCCATTCAGAAAGTGTCCTTTCATGATCGATCTTGGGGTGATGTTATTTTGTTCTCGCTCTAGCCGTCTGTACGTTTGTTTGTAGCAAATGGTAAAACCTAGGA includes:
- the LOC133679415 gene encoding small ribosomal subunit protein uS11z, which codes for MSRRKTREPKEENVTLGPTVREGEHVFGVAHIFASFNDTFIHVTDLSGRETLVRITGGMKVKADRDESSPYAAMLAAQDVSQRCKELGITALHIKLRATGGNKTKTPGPGAQSALRALARSGMKIGRIEDVTPIPTDSTRRKGGRRGRRL